A single region of the Kocuria rosea genome encodes:
- a CDS encoding DUF808 domain-containing protein → MSGGLMALLDDVAALARVTAASVDDIGAAAGRASMKAAGVVVDDTAVTPQYVQDVSPARELPIIWRITKGSLRNKLIFILPVILLLSQFAPWLLTPILMLGGSYLCFEGAEKIWSKISGHGAKTKTPVVEKGKDAEDTMVGGAVRTDLILSAEIMVISLNEVAGEPLLSRAAILVVVAIGITVLVYGVVALIIRMDDFGLHLAGRSSPTTQKIGHGLVKGMPGLLTVISVVGTAAMIWVGGHIVLVGLDDLGWHAPYEAVHHVEVLVHDAVPGGLGAALAWLTNTFFSAVLGLAWGAVLVLVWELLPFGKGEHEAEHAAHGAHEAQDEHHGKHSSAASSGEEGAGPSGPSDPTPPADGGSTAAR, encoded by the coding sequence ATGAGCGGCGGTCTGATGGCCCTGCTGGACGACGTCGCCGCCCTGGCCCGCGTCACCGCCGCCTCCGTGGACGACATCGGCGCGGCGGCGGGCCGGGCGAGCATGAAGGCCGCCGGCGTCGTCGTCGACGACACCGCCGTGACCCCGCAGTACGTCCAGGACGTCTCCCCGGCCCGCGAGCTGCCCATCATCTGGCGCATCACCAAGGGCTCGCTGCGCAACAAGCTCATCTTCATCCTCCCGGTCATCCTGCTGCTGAGCCAGTTCGCGCCGTGGCTGCTCACCCCGATCCTCATGCTCGGCGGCAGCTACCTGTGCTTCGAGGGGGCCGAGAAGATCTGGTCGAAGATCTCGGGCCACGGGGCCAAGACCAAGACCCCCGTGGTCGAGAAGGGCAAGGACGCGGAGGACACGATGGTCGGGGGCGCGGTGCGCACCGACCTGATCCTCTCGGCCGAGATCATGGTCATCTCCCTCAACGAGGTGGCCGGCGAGCCGCTGCTCTCGCGGGCGGCCATCCTGGTGGTCGTGGCCATCGGCATCACCGTCCTGGTCTACGGGGTGGTGGCGCTGATCATCCGGATGGACGACTTCGGCCTGCACCTGGCCGGACGGTCCTCCCCGACCACGCAGAAGATCGGCCACGGCCTGGTGAAGGGCATGCCCGGGCTGCTCACGGTCATCTCGGTCGTGGGCACCGCCGCCATGATCTGGGTGGGCGGGCACATCGTCCTCGTCGGCCTCGACGACCTGGGCTGGCACGCCCCGTACGAGGCCGTCCACCACGTGGAGGTGCTCGTGCACGACGCCGTCCCCGGCGGTCTCGGCGCGGCGCTCGCCTGGCTCACGAACACCTTCTTCTCCGCCGTCCTGGGCCTGGCCTGGGGCGCCGTCCTGGTGCTGGTCTGGGAGCTGCTGCCCTTCGGCAAGGGCGAGCACGAGGCCGAGCACGCCGCCCACGGCGCCCACGAGGCGCAGGACGAGCACCACGGGAAGCACTCCTCGGCGGCGTCCTCGGGGGAGGAGGGCGCGGGACCGTCCGGCCCGTCCGACCCCACCCCGCCGGCCGACGGGGGCTCCACCGCGGCCCGCTGA
- a CDS encoding alpha/beta hydrolase, which produces MDPVHPAAGPAGARPPAPSPAPHVVVLPGGGYARHADHEGEPVAEWLRGLGLSAGVLRYPVHARHPAPVDAVRAEVRRVRAAGAGRVVLLGFSAGGHLAGHAALTAPASGPERVDAVVLGYPVVSMQLDTHRGSQEELLGPGPAAEVRAATSLDRLVTRAAPPFFVWHTADDASVPVQHSYLLAQALARRGVPHALHVFPRGPHGLGLAGGTGEPAAWPALCAAWLAGLAEDVTPPAAR; this is translated from the coding sequence ATGGACCCCGTTCACCCTGCCGCCGGACCGGCGGGGGCGCGACCGCCCGCGCCGTCGCCCGCTCCGCACGTCGTCGTCCTCCCCGGCGGCGGGTACGCCCGGCACGCGGACCACGAGGGCGAACCCGTGGCCGAGTGGCTCCGCGGCCTCGGCCTCTCCGCCGGCGTCCTCCGCTATCCCGTGCACGCCAGGCACCCCGCCCCCGTGGACGCGGTGCGCGCCGAGGTGCGCCGGGTCAGGGCGGCCGGGGCCGGGCGGGTCGTCCTGCTGGGGTTCTCCGCCGGCGGGCACCTGGCCGGGCACGCCGCGCTCACCGCACCGGCCTCGGGGCCCGAGCGGGTCGACGCCGTGGTCCTGGGCTACCCGGTGGTGTCCATGCAGCTCGACACGCACCGGGGGTCGCAGGAGGAGCTCCTGGGCCCGGGGCCCGCCGCCGAGGTGCGGGCGGCCACGTCCCTCGACCGGCTGGTGACCCGGGCCGCGCCGCCCTTCTTCGTGTGGCACACCGCCGACGACGCGTCCGTGCCCGTGCAGCACTCCTACCTGCTGGCCCAGGCGCTGGCGCGCCGGGGCGTGCCCCACGCCCTCCACGTCTTTCCCCGCGGACCGCACGGTCTCGGACTGGCCGGCGGCACCGGTGAGCCCGCGGCCTGGCCGGCGCTGTGCGCCGCGTGGCTGGCCGGCCTGGCGGAGGACGTCACGCCGCCCGCCGCCCGGTGA
- a CDS encoding gamma-glutamyl-gamma-aminobutyrate hydrolase family protein produces the protein MVSLNFPGLTPQTRDLMRRRTRTALQCLVNTGARPILVDSSARELPDPAVTASADAVLVLGGGDVDPALYGAGGPVPNGYGVDRRADLYTVDLLEQSLDRDAPLLAIGRGAQLLNLACGGTLVPDPGTGHGHRGAPGDPVCPEEEVALEPGSRLAAVFGGRRLTVRSGHHQAIGVVAPELRVTAVAEDGVVEATEHLDRTWAVGVQWHPEDSHGSAADRGRLFSAFVEQAGSGRRRVPRSRVLAA, from the coding sequence GTGGTGTCGCTGAACTTCCCGGGCCTCACCCCGCAGACCCGGGACCTGATGCGCCGCCGCACCCGCACCGCGCTGCAGTGCCTGGTCAACACCGGGGCCCGGCCGATCCTGGTCGACTCCAGTGCCCGGGAGCTGCCGGACCCCGCCGTCACCGCCTCCGCGGACGCGGTGCTGGTGCTCGGAGGAGGGGACGTCGACCCTGCCCTCTACGGGGCGGGCGGGCCCGTGCCCAACGGGTACGGGGTCGACCGGCGCGCCGATCTCTACACCGTGGACCTCCTCGAGCAGAGCCTCGACCGCGACGCCCCGCTGCTGGCGATCGGACGGGGGGCCCAGTTGCTCAACCTGGCCTGCGGGGGAACTCTCGTCCCTGATCCCGGCACCGGCCACGGACACCGCGGTGCGCCGGGGGACCCGGTGTGCCCCGAGGAGGAGGTCGCCCTGGAGCCCGGGAGCAGGCTGGCCGCCGTCTTCGGCGGCCGGCGGCTCACCGTCCGGTCGGGCCACCACCAGGCCATAGGGGTCGTGGCCCCCGAGCTGCGCGTCACCGCCGTGGCCGAGGACGGCGTGGTCGAGGCGACGGAGCACCTGGACCGCACCTGGGCCGTCGGGGTGCAGTGGCACCCGGAGGACTCCCACGGCTCGGCCGCGGACCGGGGGCGGCTGTTCTCCGCGTTCGTGGAGCAGGCCGGGTCCGGGCGGCGCCGCGTCCCCAGGTCGCGCGTGCTGGCCGCGTGA